Sequence from the Argopecten irradians isolate NY chromosome 12, Ai_NY, whole genome shotgun sequence genome:
GCCATGACTGGTGGCAACTGGTTAAGGGTATTGACAAATTACTAACCCTCAATCTTTGGGAGGAtggtggctaagtggttaactTTTCAATTATAACCTGACATCAAATATGGGGTCAAACTCAGGATGGGGGGCTGATGGTGGCAAGTAGTTACATTACTAATCCTGACATATTATTGGCCATTAACCCTTAAAAATAACCCTCCAGGAGGAGGATGGGGGCGACGGTGGCAGACTTGTTAAGGTATCCTGTACAATTACTAAGGCCCCAATCTCCTATGGGGGCGAACCTGGTGGAGACTTTTTAAGGTTATCCTGAAAAACCTATTAATGCCTTAATCTCCAGGAGGAGGATGCGGGGCGATGGTGGCAGACTTGTTCAGgtatcctgacatattaccattaGTAGCCCTCAATCTCCAGGAGGAGGATGGGGGCGACTGTGGCAGACTTTTTAAGGTATCCTGACATATAACCATTAGCCCTCAATCTCCAGGAGGAGGATGGGGGGCGATGGTGGCAGACTTGTTAAGgtatcctgacatattaccattaGCTGTCAAACTCCAGGAGGAGGATGCAGCGACGGTGGCAGAGTTGTTAAAgtatcctgacatattaccatttGCCCTCAATCTCCAGGAGGAGGGATGGAGGGCAATGGTGGCAAGACTTGTAAAAGgtatcctgacatattaccattaGCACGTCAAACTCCAGAGGAGGATGGAGGCGACAGTGGCAGAGTTAGGTTAAAGTATccctgacatattaccattaGCTGTCAAACTCACAGGAGGAGGATGGGGGCGACGGTGGTCAGACTTGTTAAGGTATCATGACATTAGTTACCATTACCCTGTCAATCTCCTGGAGGAGTAGATGAGGCGGACGTGTTGGCCGACTTAGAAAAGGTAATCATGACATAGTTCCCATCACCTGTCATTCCCCCCAGGAGGGAGGGAATGTGTGTGACAGAGGCAGACATTGTAAAAGGTCTTGTCCCTGACATATTTCCATAAACCGACAATCTCCACCGGAGGAGGATGGGAGGCGACGGTGGCCAACTTTGAGAAAGGAATCTTTGACAGTATTACCATCAACCCTTCCATTCCCTCCCAGTAAGGAGGATGGGGGCGACAGTGGCAGACCTTGTATAAGGTAACACTGACATATAACCATTAACTTTCAATCTCCTGAGAGGAAGGGTGGCCGACGTTTGCAAGACTTGTATAAGGAATCATGACATATTAACCTATAAGCACTCAATCTACCAGGAGGCGTGAGGAAGTTGGGTCGAGCAGTGGCAGACTTGTAAAGGGTAACCTGCCATATTACCATTAACTGTCAATCTCCCATGAGGAGGATAGTGGGCGACGGTGGCAGACTTGTTAAGGAATACCTGACATATTTACCATCGAGCCCTCAAACTCCAGGAGGAGGAAGAGGGCGACAGTGGCAGACTTGTTTAGGTattctgacatattaccattaGCCTAAACTCAATCTCCAGGGGGAGGAGGATGGGGGCTGACAGTTGGCAGACTTTTAAGGTATCCTGACATAATATTACCTTTCAGCCCTCAATCTCCAGGAGGAGTGAGGGTGGCGACGGTGGCAGACTAGTTAAGGTATCCTGACATATTTACCATTAGCCCTCAATTTCTCCAGGAGGAGGATGGGGGCGACGGTTGCAGAACTTGTTAAGgtatcctgacatattaccattaACTGTCCAATCTCCTGGAGAGGATGGGAGGCGACGTGGGCAGACTTGTAAAGGttatcctgacatattaccattaACTGTTCAATCTCAGGAGGAGGATGGGGGCGACAGTGGCAGACTTGTTAAGGTATCCTGACATTATTACCATTAACTGTCCAATCTCCTGGAGGAGGATGGGGGCGACGGTGGCAGACTTGTAAAGgtatcctgacatattaccattaACTGTCAATCTCCAGGAGCGAGGATGGGGGCGACAGTGGCAGACTTGTTAAGGTATCCTGACATATTAACCATTAACTGTCAATCTCCTGGAGGAGGATGGGGGCGACGGTGGCAGACTTGTAAAAGgtatcctgacatattaccattaAACTGTCAATCTCCAGGAGGAGGATGGGGGCGACGGTGGCAGACTTGTTAAGgtatcctgacatattaccattaGCTCTCAATCTCCAGGAGGAGGATGGGGCAACGGTGGCAGACTTTGTACAGGTAAccctgacatattaccattaGCCCTCAATCTCTCCAGGAGGAGGATGGGGTGAGACGGTGGCAGACTTGTTAAGgtatcctgacatattaccattaGTCGCCTCAATCTCCCTCTCAGGAGGAGGGATGGGGGTGACAGTGGCAGACTTGTAAAGgtatcctgacatattaccattaACTGTCAATCTCCAGGAGGAGGATGGGGGCGACGGTGGCAGACTGTTAAGGTATCCTGACATATTAACCATTAACTGTCAATCTCCTGGAGGAGGAGGATGGGGGCGACGGTGGCAGACCTTGTTAAGGTATCCTTAAATATTACCATTAGCCCTCAATCTCCAGGAGGAGATGGGAGCTACGGTGGCAGACTTGTTCAGGTATCCTTACATATTACCATTAGCCCTCAATCTCCAGGAGGAGGATGGGGGCGACGGTGGCAGACTTGTTCAGGTATcctgaaatattaccatttaccCTCCAATCTATAGGAGGAGGATGGGGGTGACGGTAGCAGACTTGTGAAGATATCCTTACATTTTTGTTCTTCATCattagaaattttaaaaaatgtcatgaattaatttttttagTGAGGAAAGACTAAAGAAGAAAAGGTAAAAATGTGACTTGATGTATGGAAAATGCTATGGACTTCAGAAATGGAACTGTTCGCCTTTGTTATAATCCAGACTATGTAAgttaataactatatatagataatagaATTCACAGTTCTCCTCATTTAGATAAGTAATTAGTAATACATATTAGCAGTAATCATATTTCAGTTGCTTCATCGCATCAAAAACATTACACTACAATATGATTGTGCTTATTgatattttctgtaaaattgaatatgtaaccctggtgaatactcTGAATATATTTTTGGCTGAGCATTTAAGAAAAGTGAAACCAGAGATTCCAAATGTTAAATACCTAACGATGGCAatgattaaaatgaaaaaatctgtgCTCTGTCACATTAATTTTATTATGCTATGTACTGATATTATTACACTACCAGGTCTTATCACTCCCAGGAAATTTTAGATACCAGATTAGATGATTAAATGCTGGATTTTCAATAACACAGGTTTGTCTTATACTTTCATGGTGTCGCGCCCTAATTAAACCACACAGTCGTTAACTATATATCATTATGTCTACAAGTCAATACCGTGAAATAACCCTTCATTTTTTATACAGATTGACACGAGAATCTTGTAATTATTTGATGTTGTAAATGGTAACTCCATTTTAGGCCAGAAATACAAATGTTCATtcatatataattgttattgataaacTCTGAATTTTGTTTTAGGGACATCGTAAgcttttaatgtacatgttgaTCCATATAAACTACCTCTTTGTTAAAACTATCCTTGTTTTCCAGGATAACCTGAAAGATGCCTACTTTGAGAGACTTATGAAAGTTGTCTTTCCGGGTTTTGAGAAATTTCTGGGTGACAAATCCTGGTTTGCTCATGGAGAAGAGGTATACTAGCTAGATTAAGAGTAGGTTTACATATAACAAATGTGTTTATATTGGCATTTACTGAGAAATCTttaataaatttgaccttttgattatatataatatatgaatagATTTAAGAAAGTGCAGATTGATACTTTCATCTCTTCAGCTTTATCTCTTTCTGTCGGTAATACCTATAAAAtgcttgtacatgtatatgaaatattatatcaatatgtgCGTGTGAATATTGAAGTGAGGAAACTCCCATGTGATAGCTTAGAAAATTGATGTAGATCTTTGACATATTTACTGcagtattatatacatgtatgaaccattatacatttcatatgtattGTATTTAGACTGTCAGACATGCAGATATATTTTTATGGTACAGTTAAACCTCTGTATCAAGAcaacctgcttaataagactaCTTTCTGATGGCCCAATGCAAATGGcttttatacattgtaccattGGACCCATGTGTAAAGACCAGCTGACTATAAAGATGACTTTCCTTGTTCTTTGGGAaatatttatagacagatttgattTGAGTGTATACAGTAATATCAATGAATGCCATGAAAAgtataaaaataacataattcaTATAAGTTATTTTACCTTCAGGTAACGGCATGTGATTTCCCAATGTACGAACTTCTGGACCAGCATCTCCTTATGAAGCCTGGCTGTCTCGATGAGTTTCCCAAATTGACGGCTTTCCATAAACGATTCGCAGAGCTACCAAAGATCAAGGCTTATTTAGAGAACCCCAGTTATAAACCTATGCCAGTCAATAACAAGGTGGCTAAGTTTAGGTAGACAGACTGAACCAACAGCTCAGAAATATTACAGTCTCTTacaattcatatatatttctcCTTTTGTGGAACtggtatttttgtttcattttcttgcAGACATGTGGTGATATGTTTGCCATATCATTAATTTGGGTATAATCAAAAGTCAATGTTATGCTTATTGTACCACGTCAACCatgtcttttatatatatatatatatatatacactgttaccGTAATTTATCAGGCAATAAATGCATTCTCTATATCAGCACTATGAATTTTTAACAACGAATTTTTTCTAGTCCTGTAATTATGCACGTCATACGTATGATCTACATGGTATATCAGGGATAAGTTGACTCTTTAGtgttattttttgataaaaatacgGTACTTAACTTGTTATATATTACTGTATAACTGCAACGGTAAACCGGCCAATTTTCGCTATGACTAATCGAtattcgttttttttttatactgcacaactttttttttctaatttcgcGATCGAGGCGTATAACTTGTATCTACATTACCTTTGTTTGAAAACTGTGGCAATATATTTTCTCAATTTATTATTGTCCACAAAATACACGAAATTTAATAGCTCACGAAAATATGTTGGTTTACGCGAACTGTTTGTTGGCAGAGCTTAAACTATTTAACAAGGTGCTAACTTGTCTTGTTCAATTACCGCAGAGGTTTGTACATTTTACTTGTGCTTGGGTTGCAGCGGAAATATTCAGTTTGtagtttttatattattttgattagacaatgttttgattttagtCTCTTACATATCTAGTGATGTCACAAagtaaatattatttgttaGTAATATCTTTGACAGTGGTTGTAAGAGGAactttattgtacatgtattcagaTCCTTGGTtgtaaaattattgtatttAGTATTTGGATCAGCAGTTGTTATTGTTTTACGagatacattatacatgtattttgatttacatTCCTGTGcacaatataaaatgaaatgttccaaTGTTCGACCAAGTTGGTGCACATTACAGGTTAACAACAACGATTTGCctgtattaatacatattaattTTTACCAGAACATGTATTTCAATGATCCCCCAAATAAATTTGTTTCAGAAGCCTATTTGGCAACTagaatgtttttcaaaatactgCTTACAAACTGCACATGAGTTTGATGGTTTCACAGAATGTTTTCCggtttttttcagtttttctttAGTTTTGATGATGAACTAATTTTTGGATTCATAAAAGCTTAACACTGTCTGTTACCAGAATTTAATAAAGTtgttatgaaaaagaaaacatccttgtttttttcatgaaataccCTAGTGTGTGTAATGAAATCTTTAAATGGTATGAGAGCAGAGGAATGTTCAGGATGTTAATCGTGCTAACTAGTGACATTGGGTGCTCTCCCTTTATATCACGTGAATAATATAAGCAAAAATTGACCAAAGAAAAGTCAAAAGTTAATGTCACCTTTGTCATCTTATTAACTTGAAGTCAAAAGgttataagtttttttttttttactttgttccGTCTCCTAAAAATCGGAGTAtcattataagcattgaacataTTTCAAGTCGACTAatcgcttcatgttgaatttggcCTTCTTCATGTTCGGATTATATCTTGGTCCTTAGTGAATGCCAATTAAATGTCGTTCAATGCTTATCATTGACAATTTATAACAAGTTTACAATAGAAATCCAagagattttgcatctataatgaataaaaaagatTACATTATCATTAAACAGACTGAATAGCCATTCTCTGAAGCATTGATTCTTCCAGTGATCAATGTGCACCATTTTCTGAAAATCACATAGGATTTATCTGACGTCCTAAAAGAGGTTGGCATTTTATAAGAATGATGAATGCCAAACTAACCATGGTAAGGGCTGCAAGTGAAAATTTACTGCGTCGCATATAACGAGAATGCCACTTGCCATTTAATTGTCGCTAGCGTTTTCAAGAAT
This genomic interval carries:
- the LOC138304999 gene encoding glutathione S-transferase class-mu 26 kDa isozyme 47-like, whose amino-acid sequence is MPSRLGYWKIRGLAQPIRLLLTYAGEDFEDILYEQGDGGGCGAMVADLFRYPDILPLVALNLQEEDGGDCGRLFKPSISRRSEGGDGGRLVKEEDGGDSGRLVKEEDGGDGGRLVKEEMGATVADLFRYPYILPLALNLQEEDGGDGGRLVQCMENAMDFRNGTVRLCYNPDYDNLKDAYFERLMKVVFPGFEKFLGDKSWFAHGEEVTACDFPMYELLDQHLLMKPGCLDEFPKLTAFHKRFAELPKIKAYLENPSYKPMPVNNKVAKFR